A genomic stretch from Deltaproteobacteria bacterium includes:
- a CDS encoding outer membrane protein assembly factor BamD: MQTKKLFLIAALLLFISGCALWKSKDTTENNPEALYKRGYADYQKGRYEKAIENFQRLKEEYPLHELALRAELGIADSHFSMEEYAFAEIAYNDFVNLHPTNEDLSYVMYQIGICHYKQLLSIDRDQSETWKALKEFEKLIARFPTSKFSFLAEKKVRECKTRLAEHEYYVGEIYFKMKQYKAAMLRFENLSKNYVNLGLDYKVKFIMEETRKQLAKMEAKVGTK, from the coding sequence TGCAGACAAAAAAGTTATTTCTGATTGCGGCCTTGCTGCTCTTTATTTCAGGGTGTGCCTTGTGGAAAAGTAAGGATACTACCGAGAATAATCCGGAAGCCCTGTATAAGCGGGGATACGCTGATTACCAGAAAGGCCGTTACGAAAAGGCCATAGAAAATTTTCAAAGGCTGAAAGAAGAATATCCTCTCCATGAGCTCGCGCTGCGGGCCGAATTGGGTATCGCCGACTCGCATTTCAGCATGGAAGAATATGCCTTCGCGGAAATCGCCTACAATGACTTTGTAAATCTCCACCCCACTAATGAGGATCTTTCCTATGTTATGTATCAAATCGGGATCTGCCACTATAAACAGTTGTTAAGCATTGACCGGGATCAGTCCGAGACATGGAAGGCCTTGAAAGAATTTGAAAAGTTGATCGCCCGTTTTCCCACCAGCAAATTTTCCTTTCTGGCGGAAAAAAAGGTCAGGGAATGCAAAACCAGACTTGCCGAACATGAATATTACGTCGGTGAAATATATTTTAAAATGAAGCAATATAAAGCCGCCATGCTGCGTTTCGAGAACTTATCGAAAAACTATGTCAATCTTGGTCTTGATTACAAGGT